A stretch of Procambarus clarkii isolate CNS0578487 chromosome 80, FALCON_Pclarkii_2.0, whole genome shotgun sequence DNA encodes these proteins:
- the Spec2 gene encoding CDC42 small effector protein homolog: protein MMRVFQNMEILIQMTSLKDYERLDLWQGIRRFACPSRQISVPILCASVAAPMPIYSSTMAGDVWGQWFTCCITQQPPQRRRRRIDRTMIGEPTNFVHTGHIGSSDVQMANNQLAQLQSQMKSKGGYEEALPHNHMMAVVAVQRT from the exons atgatgagGGTTTTTCAGAATATGGAGATATTAATACAGATGACTTCATTAAAAG attaTGAAAGATTAGACCTTTGGCAAGGGATTCGGAGGTTCGCCTGTCCATCTCGGCAAATCTCCGTGCCTATATTGTGTGCATCAGTAGCAGCTCCGATGCCCATCTACTCTTCAACAATGGCTGGTGATGTGTGGGGCCAGTGGTTTACGTGCTGCATCACTCAACAGCCACCACAG CGTCGGCGTCGCCGTATAGACCGCACCATGATTGGAGAGCCAACCAACTTCGTACACACAGGGCACATTGGCTCGAGTGATGTACAGATGGCCAATAACCAGTTGGCCCAATTACAGTCCCAAATGAAGAGTAAAGGAGGATATGAAGAGGCTTTACCGCACAACCATATGATGGCAGTTGTTGCAGTGCAAAGAACATAA